The genomic interval AACCAAACCGAGCGCCGCCTAAGCCAGCGTGGTTAAACCGTTAAGATAGTCTTGAAGCTGCTGGTTGTGGTCATGAGAGAGCTTACCATCTGGGAGCGACGTTAGTTCAAACGCTTGCACCTCAGAAATTTCTAACTCGTCTTTCACCTGCATTTGACCGTTGACTTGGGCTTCAACCACCACGCAAATGGAATGCAGCCTCGGATCGCGATCGGGAGCCGAATAAACGCCCACTAAACGGCTAATTTTGACCAGTTCTAGGCCCGTTTCTTCTGCTAATTCGCGCCGAACCGCAGTGGGGATATCTTCTCCCCAATCCACTAGTCCTCCCGGAATCGACCATAAACCATTGTCGCGTCGCCGAACCAGAACAATTCGACCGTCCGGAAGGCGAGAAATAATGCTGGTTCCCGTCAAAGGATGGCGGAAAATAAGACCTAAAACAGTTTGAAAAATGT from Desertifilum tharense IPPAS B-1220 carries:
- a CDS encoding NUDIX hydrolase, with product MRRLWHIFQTVLGLIFRHPLTGTSIISRLPDGRIVLVRRRDNGLWSIPGGLVDWGEDIPTAVRRELAEETGLELVKISRLVGVYSAPDRDPRLHSICVVVEAQVNGQMQVKDELEISEVQAFELTSLPDGKLSHDHNQQLQDYLNGLTTLA